One genomic segment of Nonomuraea coxensis DSM 45129 includes these proteins:
- a CDS encoding YfjP family GTPase yields MTTTTTPRPGLAARLTALTKVVEVGAGRLDKKLLDEATALLQRAGERLKLSSEHTVVALAGGTGSGKSSLFNAISGLELSPTGVRRPTTGRTHACVWGLEGSAPLLDWLQIQWRHRFSRASALDKGDTQLNGLVLLDLPDHDSIRALTDSEADRLIGLADLVVWVLDPQKYADASTHRRYVTELAGHDAVTVFALNQADKLATEELAELLIDLNDLLRREGVEHPSVVPTSAVTGRGVESLKSVIATAVSRRRAAIQKLEADLQRLEQRIAETMPLGEALSAPASVDEARRMGLTDALCDAVGVPAVGEAMENVYAERSSKWVGWPYPRWIDRFRADPLKSLRLEDVSEEIRGITTGSVSAQSAEVANAVHALADGLSMNMHPVWRTAVQQAAKSRAKQLPKALTEDLTEVAPRLDRVPGWWWALKVWQYVLVAAFLAGAVWLAAGLLVPGSLPPSLELLGDSATLPWVGLMMVSVLGLGALSGIAARNFVELGASRERERLEREMRRRVAAVSATMVIEPVERELARHHTFYTALRDLSA; encoded by the coding sequence ATGACCACCACGACCACTCCCAGGCCGGGGCTCGCGGCGCGGCTGACCGCGCTCACCAAAGTGGTCGAGGTGGGCGCGGGGCGGCTCGACAAGAAGCTGCTCGACGAGGCCACGGCGCTGCTGCAGCGGGCCGGCGAACGCCTCAAGCTCTCCTCGGAGCACACCGTCGTCGCCTTGGCGGGCGGCACGGGCAGCGGCAAGTCGTCGCTGTTCAACGCCATCTCGGGGCTGGAGTTGTCGCCCACGGGCGTACGCCGGCCGACGACCGGCCGCACGCACGCCTGCGTGTGGGGGCTGGAGGGCTCGGCACCGCTGCTCGACTGGCTGCAGATCCAGTGGCGGCACCGCTTCTCCCGGGCGAGCGCGCTCGACAAGGGCGACACCCAGCTCAACGGGCTCGTCCTGCTCGACCTGCCCGACCACGACTCGATCAGGGCGCTCACCGACTCCGAGGCCGACCGGCTCATCGGCCTGGCCGACCTGGTGGTGTGGGTGCTCGACCCGCAGAAGTACGCCGACGCCTCCACGCACCGGCGCTACGTCACGGAGCTGGCGGGGCATGACGCGGTCACCGTGTTCGCGCTCAACCAGGCCGACAAGCTCGCCACGGAGGAACTGGCCGAGCTGCTCATCGACCTCAACGACCTGCTGCGCCGCGAGGGCGTCGAGCACCCGAGCGTGGTGCCGACCTCGGCGGTCACCGGGCGGGGCGTCGAGAGCCTGAAGAGCGTCATCGCCACCGCCGTCTCCCGCCGCCGGGCCGCGATCCAGAAGCTGGAGGCCGACCTGCAGCGGCTGGAGCAGCGCATCGCCGAGACGATGCCGCTCGGGGAGGCGCTGTCCGCGCCCGCCTCCGTGGACGAGGCCCGCCGCATGGGGCTGACGGACGCGCTGTGCGACGCGGTGGGCGTCCCGGCGGTGGGCGAGGCCATGGAGAACGTCTACGCCGAGCGTTCCAGCAAGTGGGTGGGGTGGCCGTACCCGCGCTGGATCGACAGGTTCCGCGCCGATCCGCTGAAGAGCCTGCGGCTGGAGGACGTCAGCGAGGAGATCCGCGGCATCACGACCGGCTCGGTGAGCGCGCAGTCGGCCGAGGTCGCCAACGCGGTGCACGCCCTGGCCGACGGGCTGTCCATGAACATGCATCCCGTGTGGCGGACGGCCGTCCAGCAGGCCGCGAAGTCACGGGCCAAGCAGTTGCCCAAGGCGCTGACCGAAGACCTGACGGAGGTGGCGCCCCGGCTCGACCGGGTGCCCGGCTGGTGGTGGGCGCTCAAGGTGTGGCAGTACGTGCTCGTGGCGGCGTTCCTGGCGGGCGCGGTCTGGCTGGCGGCCGGGCTGCTCGTGCCTGGCTCGCTGCCGCCGTCGCTGGAGCTGCTGGGCGACAGCGCGACGCTGCCGTGGGTGGGCCTCATGATGGTCTCGGTGCTGGGGCTGGGCGCGTTGTCCGGCATCGCGGCCCGCAACTTCGTGGAGCTGGGGGCCTCGCGGGAGCGCGAACGCCTCGAACGCGAGATGCGCCGCCGGGTCGCCGCCGTGTCCGCCACGATGGTGATCGAGCCCGTGGAACGCGAACTGGCCCGGCACCACACGTTCTACACGGCCCTGCGCGACCTGTCCGCCTGA
- the cobA gene encoding uroporphyrinogen-III C-methyltransferase yields the protein MGPYLLGLRLSGRRVLVVGGGRVAQRRVPALLEAGAEVTVVSPSVTPALDDLIATGRVTWHARPYEVGDCDGAWLVQACTDDRSVNTAVAAEAEAKRVWCVRADDKDAAAAWTPASGRVGEISVAVTAGGDPRRAAGIRDAVVEALRDGTVDARRNRTKPVGVALVGGGPGDPGLITVRGRQLLAQADVVVADRLAPRALLDELAPDVELIDAAKVPYGRSLSQETINDILVDRARQGKFVVRLKGGDPFVFGRGGEEMIACAEAGIPVVVVPGITSAVAVPAAAGVPVTHRGVSQEFHVISVHVAPDDERSTVDWPGLARSEGTLVLLMAVERLAKVAETLLRDGRSPDTPVIVVQDGTLPTQRAVVASLSTVADRVSAAGIRPPAIVVVGDVVRVGQEVEMVRAERRP from the coding sequence ATGGGCCCCTACCTCCTCGGCCTGCGGCTTTCCGGCCGCCGGGTGCTCGTCGTGGGCGGCGGCCGCGTCGCCCAGCGGCGCGTGCCCGCGCTCCTGGAGGCCGGTGCGGAGGTCACGGTCGTCTCGCCGAGCGTGACCCCGGCACTCGACGACCTCATCGCCACCGGGCGGGTCACCTGGCACGCCCGGCCCTACGAGGTCGGCGACTGCGACGGCGCCTGGCTCGTCCAGGCGTGCACCGACGACAGGTCCGTCAACACCGCGGTCGCCGCCGAGGCGGAGGCCAAGCGCGTGTGGTGCGTACGGGCCGACGACAAGGACGCCGCCGCCGCCTGGACCCCGGCCAGCGGGCGCGTCGGCGAGATCAGCGTGGCCGTCACCGCGGGCGGCGACCCCAGACGGGCCGCCGGCATCCGCGACGCCGTGGTCGAGGCCCTGCGCGACGGCACCGTCGACGCCCGCCGCAACCGCACCAAACCCGTCGGCGTCGCCCTCGTCGGCGGCGGCCCCGGCGATCCCGGGCTCATCACCGTGCGGGGGCGGCAGCTCCTCGCGCAGGCCGACGTGGTCGTCGCCGACCGCCTCGCGCCGCGCGCCCTGCTCGACGAGCTCGCCCCCGACGTCGAGCTGATCGACGCCGCCAAGGTGCCCTACGGCCGCTCGCTGTCCCAGGAGACGATCAACGACATCCTCGTGGACCGCGCCAGACAGGGAAAGTTCGTGGTGCGGCTCAAGGGCGGCGACCCGTTCGTCTTCGGGCGGGGCGGCGAGGAGATGATCGCCTGCGCGGAGGCCGGCATCCCCGTGGTCGTCGTGCCCGGCATCACCAGCGCCGTCGCCGTCCCGGCCGCGGCCGGCGTACCGGTGACGCACCGGGGGGTCAGCCAGGAGTTCCACGTCATCTCGGTGCACGTGGCGCCCGACGACGAGCGCTCCACCGTCGACTGGCCCGGCCTGGCCCGGTCCGAGGGCACGCTGGTGCTCCTGATGGCCGTCGAACGGCTGGCGAAGGTGGCCGAGACGCTCCTTCGAGACGGACGTTCGCCGGATACTCCCGTAATCGTGGTGCAGGACGGTACCCTTCCCACGCAGCGGGCGGTCGTCGCTTCGCTTTCCACCGTGGCCGACCGCGTGTCGGCGGCTGGGATACGACCGCCGGCGATCGTCGTCGTCGGGGACGTCGTCAGGGTCGGCCAGGAGGTCGAGATGGTTCGAGCGGAGCGCCGGCCGTGA
- the cobT gene encoding nicotinate-nucleotide--dimethylbenzimidazole phosphoribosyltransferase, whose translation MLADTLAAIRAADPAAIAEARALQDRLTKPRGSLGVLEDVAARLAGAAGACPPPLPTPAALAIFAADHGVHAAGVTPWPQEVTVQMVANFLAGGAVANAFAAQAGVPVTVVDVGVAADLPDAPALVKRKIGYGTADLSRGPAMTVDQAVRAMEAGIEVARDLVAGGARCLITGDMGIANTTASAALISVFTGADPAEVTGRGTGIDDETYERKVGIVREALRVNGLPGGTSGAPGASGASGASASEALRALAAVGGFEHAALAGFILGGAAARVPVLLDGVIAGAAALVAAALDPSALDHCVAGHRSAEPGHAAALAHLGLHPLVDLELRLGEGTGALLAHPVLCAAVRVMHEVATFDSAGVTEKPV comes from the coding sequence GTGCTGGCCGACACCCTCGCCGCGATCCGCGCCGCCGACCCGGCGGCGATCGCCGAGGCCCGAGCGCTCCAGGACCGCCTCACCAAGCCGCGCGGCTCCCTCGGCGTCCTGGAGGACGTCGCGGCCCGCCTGGCGGGCGCGGCCGGAGCCTGCCCGCCGCCGCTGCCCACCCCGGCCGCGCTGGCCATCTTCGCGGCCGACCACGGCGTGCACGCCGCCGGCGTCACGCCCTGGCCGCAGGAGGTCACCGTGCAGATGGTGGCCAACTTCCTGGCCGGCGGCGCGGTCGCCAACGCCTTCGCCGCCCAGGCCGGCGTCCCGGTCACCGTCGTGGACGTCGGCGTCGCCGCCGACCTGCCCGACGCGCCCGCCCTGGTCAAGCGGAAGATCGGCTACGGCACCGCCGACCTGTCCCGCGGGCCCGCCATGACCGTCGACCAGGCCGTCAGGGCCATGGAGGCGGGCATCGAGGTGGCCCGCGACCTGGTGGCGGGCGGGGCCCGCTGCCTGATCACCGGCGACATGGGCATCGCCAACACCACCGCCTCGGCCGCCCTGATCTCCGTCTTCACCGGCGCCGACCCGGCCGAGGTCACCGGCAGGGGCACCGGCATCGACGACGAGACGTACGAGCGGAAGGTCGGGATCGTCCGCGAGGCGCTCCGCGTGAACGGCCTGCCGGGCGGCACCTCCGGCGCCCCCGGTGCTTCTGGAGCTTCTGGTGCTTCGGCGAGTGAGGCGTTGCGGGCGCTCGCCGCCGTCGGCGGGTTCGAGCACGCGGCGCTCGCCGGCTTCATCCTCGGCGGCGCGGCGGCCCGCGTGCCGGTGCTGCTCGACGGCGTGATCGCCGGCGCCGCCGCCCTGGTCGCCGCCGCCCTCGACCCGTCCGCGCTCGACCACTGCGTGGCCGGGCACCGCTCCGCCGAGCCCGGCCACGCCGCCGCGCTCGCCCATCTCGGGCTGCACCCCCTGGTCGACCTGGAACTGCGGCTCGGCGAGGGCACCGGCGCGCTGCTGGCCCACCCCGTGCTGTGCGCGGCCGTACGGGTGATGCACGAGGTCGCGACGTTCGACTCGGCAGGAGTCACCGAGAAGCCCGTGTAA
- a CDS encoding GGDEF domain-containing protein, with translation MAATSHASIQPRDGVSTLVGRWPLLGQRRALVIYLAAMVTLDLAAITVFTLTLDFRWPDVYTFAALMGCGVVCIEATRRLGVPAGVSRDLLSAWWLPVALLLPPLYALLAPIVLQALLQVRVRATVLYRRVTNSAAIGLAGCTASVLFHRFVADPGLLSQGSGPPIVFAVVAAILFALLNIALIAIAALTADPEMNRRELLWDKESLLLDIVELCLGISVAILCGLNLALLLLALPPVVLLQRSLLHAQLQAAARTDAKTGLLNAAAWQREADMEIVRARRTNDALALLIIDIDHFKRVNDAHGHLAGDQVLIGVASTLRSQLREYDVVGRFGGEEFVVLLPGADTHEARRVAERLRARIRHLAVPVEDSLIRVTISIGVALLSVHGDDLIELLAAADLALYRAKELGRDRVCVSAIQPQSEPPPATHPQPDPHPLPDPHHSHLQPHPHPEIPPQSPPLTQPQSQTQPQHTPTSAPEHEPQPSAPAQPQAQPSASAQPQKRPQREAQPQSQSRPQPSVQPEPSASVSAQPQAQPSASAHPQDPLQPQDPPQVQDPAQPQAQPPATPQPQAQVRPLPEPEA, from the coding sequence ATGGCGGCGACCAGTCACGCCTCGATCCAGCCTCGCGACGGTGTGTCAACACTGGTCGGCCGCTGGCCGTTGCTCGGGCAACGCCGCGCACTCGTGATCTACCTGGCCGCGATGGTCACCCTCGACCTCGCCGCGATCACGGTGTTCACGCTAACGCTGGATTTCCGGTGGCCGGACGTGTACACCTTCGCCGCCCTCATGGGCTGCGGCGTGGTCTGCATCGAGGCGACCCGGCGGCTCGGGGTGCCGGCCGGAGTCTCGCGCGACCTGCTGTCGGCCTGGTGGTTGCCGGTGGCTCTGCTCCTGCCGCCGCTCTACGCGCTGCTCGCGCCGATCGTGCTGCAGGCCCTCCTCCAGGTACGGGTCCGGGCGACCGTCCTCTACCGCCGGGTCACCAACTCGGCCGCCATCGGGCTGGCGGGGTGCACGGCTTCCGTGCTGTTCCATCGTTTCGTCGCCGATCCGGGGCTGCTGTCGCAGGGGAGCGGGCCGCCGATCGTCTTCGCGGTCGTGGCCGCGATCCTCTTCGCGCTGCTCAACATCGCGCTCATCGCCATCGCGGCCCTGACCGCCGACCCGGAGATGAACCGGCGTGAGCTGCTCTGGGACAAGGAGAGCCTCCTGCTCGACATCGTCGAGCTGTGCCTGGGCATCTCCGTCGCGATCCTCTGCGGGCTCAACCTCGCGCTGCTCCTGCTCGCGCTGCCGCCGGTCGTCCTGCTGCAACGCAGCCTGTTGCACGCCCAGCTCCAGGCGGCGGCCCGTACCGACGCCAAGACGGGGCTGCTCAACGCCGCAGCCTGGCAGCGCGAGGCCGACATGGAGATCGTCCGGGCCCGGCGCACCAACGACGCCCTGGCCCTTCTGATCATCGACATCGACCACTTCAAACGGGTCAACGACGCCCACGGCCACCTGGCCGGCGACCAGGTGCTCATCGGGGTGGCGTCCACGTTGCGAAGCCAGCTCCGCGAGTACGACGTGGTGGGCCGCTTCGGCGGCGAGGAGTTCGTGGTGCTGCTGCCGGGCGCCGACACCCACGAGGCCCGCCGCGTCGCCGAGCGCCTGCGCGCCCGCATCCGCCACCTGGCCGTTCCCGTCGAGGACTCCCTGATCAGGGTCACCATCTCGATCGGCGTGGCTCTGCTGAGCGTCCACGGTGACGATCTCATCGAGCTGCTGGCCGCCGCCGATCTGGCCCTCTATCGCGCCAAGGAGCTGGGCCGAGATCGCGTCTGCGTCTCCGCCATCCAACCCCAGTCCGAACCCCCACCCGCGACCCATCCCCAGCCGGACCCCCACCCCCTCCCCGACCCCCACCACTCACACCTCCAGCCGCACCCACACCCCGAGATCCCCCCTCAATCCCCGCCCCTCACTCAACCCCAATCCCAAACCCAGCCCCAACACACACCCACCTCCGCCCCCGAACACGAACCCCAGCCCTCGGCCCCGGCCCAGCCTCAGGCCCAGCCCTCCGCCTCGGCTCAGCCCCAGAAGCGGCCTCAGCGCGAGGCCCAGCCGCAGTCGCAGTCCCGGCCTCAGCCCTCGGTCCAGCCTGAGCCGTCGGCGTCGGTGTCGGCTCAGCCCCAGGCCCAGCCCTCGGCCTCGGCTCACCCCCAGGACCCGCTCCAGCCTCAGGACCCGCCTCAGGTCCAAGACCCGGCTCAACCCCAGGCACAACCTCCGGCCACGCCGCAGCCCCAGGCTCAGGTCCGTCCCCTTCCCGAGCCTGAAGCCTGA
- a CDS encoding dynamin family protein, which produces MNTAMDDGRPESPGEQTLSFPSIRDDDTFDAFTPSGDTKKNPHDAPRDPRAPRNAEEPRPRSPQDAQQHRDPRPAREQEPRTRRLGEAEHVRELRRAVEPPQPHDPGPTHDPRPAHEPGQGREPGQGRGDQDRVPRQDGGPQQAHEPLPRRRPTSPNRPAFPGHPATGAPEGPGRPGEETNLFGAPAKPADRIDFFTPRKPATGGASHPAPDTTPPADRPTPGAGATSGRPAAPASGGPSLFTRPASLNVPPADEPRAATPSPTDDQPTPDHPDDTAQPTDTAQSSGTGQPSDAGQPSDAGQPSGAADQPSDVDQPSDVDQPNDVDESAPDADEPIEAEPSAEEPSAVEAPSPATAPSPDHDAGAPEDLSPSKDPDSSTDLASSDEPDDSAEEEPAPTADSASPHEPYDSEEPTSSAEADPSEENAFHQAEATTLDEGEDEGEDADTGTDEDADTASSDEPPAAGTRTEALPPETVKALTTALDQLRESITDLRLGLDLPGVKEARQARTDLLAQLDNYVLPRVRTSTAPALIVVAGSTGAGKSTLVNSLAERNVSRTGIRRPTTGTPVLVCHPDDRQWFAEGELLGTVQRLDQPEPAANRGGGAGTGTNDGLVLVATEKLPQGVALLDTPDIDSVVEEHHEIAHRMLDAADLWIFVTTAARYADAPAWSLLKLAKERGARLAIVLSRVQPKAVDVVLKHFVRMLTEYGLGDIDRFVIHESTVTDGRLPDSEVTDLRMWLAELSVDEERRAQAVRETLNGVLDSFRTRVPALAKHLEAQVAFRAELRKDVEAAFFGALSDIDKAARSGSLLHGEVLARWQDFAGSGDLMRSLQLRRRGRAARQAPERVIAFRAAIRTGLESVIVAAANRATTEVVARWRHRAELGGKLGEGLDRPSDTLVRNTGRAIASWQDHLSELVRTEGVAKRSVSKIVSFDPDSLALIFTVAMFSGANGEGVPHRLVNALLGAESLRGIGAKALSDLRARISMLFDEEAMRYVQALDSAGVPDESAATRLYQASYNLEVAR; this is translated from the coding sequence GTGAACACGGCCATGGATGACGGGCGGCCGGAGTCGCCGGGGGAGCAGACGCTGAGCTTCCCCTCGATACGCGACGACGACACCTTCGACGCCTTCACCCCCTCCGGGGACACCAAGAAGAACCCCCATGACGCCCCCCGCGACCCGCGCGCGCCGCGGAACGCCGAGGAGCCCCGCCCGCGTTCGCCTCAGGACGCCCAGCAGCACCGCGACCCGCGCCCGGCCCGGGAGCAGGAGCCCCGCACACGCCGACTCGGCGAGGCCGAGCACGTCCGCGAACTACGCCGAGCCGTCGAGCCCCCCCAGCCCCACGACCCAGGACCGACCCACGACCCGAGGCCGGCCCACGAGCCGGGGCAGGGCCGCGAGCCGGGGCAGGGCCGGGGGGACCAGGACCGTGTGCCACGCCAGGACGGGGGTCCGCAGCAGGCGCATGAGCCACTTCCCAGGCGCCGCCCCACGTCCCCCAACCGCCCTGCCTTCCCCGGCCACCCGGCCACCGGAGCCCCTGAGGGTCCCGGCAGGCCCGGCGAGGAGACGAACCTGTTCGGCGCCCCCGCCAAGCCCGCCGACCGCATCGACTTCTTCACTCCGCGCAAGCCCGCCACCGGCGGCGCCTCCCACCCCGCCCCCGACACCACACCTCCAGCGGACCGCCCCACCCCCGGCGCCGGCGCCACATCGGGCCGCCCTGCCGCCCCGGCCTCCGGCGGGCCCTCCCTGTTCACCAGGCCCGCCTCATTGAACGTCCCACCCGCCGACGAGCCCAGGGCCGCAACGCCGTCACCCACCGACGACCAGCCCACTCCCGACCACCCGGACGACACCGCACAGCCAACCGACACCGCGCAGTCAAGCGGCACCGGGCAGCCAAGCGACGCCGGGCAGCCAAGCGACGCCGGGCAGCCAAGCGGCGCCGCTGACCAGCCGAGTGACGTCGACCAGCCGAGCGACGTCGACCAGCCGAATGACGTCGACGAGTCGGCCCCTGACGCCGACGAGCCCATCGAGGCCGAGCCCTCCGCCGAGGAGCCGTCGGCCGTCGAAGCGCCTTCGCCCGCTACGGCCCCGTCCCCGGACCACGACGCCGGCGCTCCCGAGGACCTGAGCCCCTCGAAGGACCCGGACTCCTCCACGGACCTCGCCTCTTCCGACGAGCCCGACGACTCAGCAGAGGAGGAACCGGCGCCCACCGCAGATTCCGCCTCCCCCCATGAGCCGTACGACAGCGAAGAGCCCACCTCATCCGCGGAAGCCGACCCCTCGGAGGAGAACGCCTTCCACCAGGCCGAGGCCACCACCCTCGACGAGGGCGAAGACGAGGGCGAAGACGCGGACACGGGCACGGACGAAGACGCGGACACCGCCTCCTCGGACGAGCCCCCCGCCGCCGGCACCCGTACCGAAGCCCTCCCCCCGGAGACCGTCAAGGCGCTCACCACCGCCCTCGACCAGCTCCGCGAGAGCATCACCGACCTCCGCCTGGGCCTCGACCTCCCTGGCGTCAAGGAGGCCAGGCAGGCCCGCACGGACCTCCTCGCCCAGCTCGACAACTACGTCCTGCCGAGGGTGCGGACCAGCACGGCTCCCGCCCTGATCGTGGTGGCCGGCTCCACCGGCGCGGGCAAGTCCACGCTGGTCAACAGCCTGGCCGAACGCAACGTCTCCCGCACCGGCATCCGCCGCCCGACCACCGGCACCCCCGTCCTGGTGTGCCATCCGGACGACCGCCAGTGGTTCGCCGAGGGCGAACTGCTCGGCACCGTACAGCGGCTCGACCAGCCCGAGCCCGCCGCCAACCGGGGCGGCGGCGCGGGCACGGGCACCAACGACGGCCTGGTCCTGGTCGCGACCGAGAAGCTCCCGCAGGGCGTGGCGCTGCTCGACACCCCCGACATCGACTCGGTCGTCGAGGAGCACCACGAGATCGCCCACCGCATGCTCGACGCCGCCGACCTGTGGATCTTCGTGACCACGGCGGCCCGCTACGCCGACGCCCCCGCCTGGAGCCTGCTCAAGCTGGCGAAGGAGCGCGGCGCCCGGCTGGCCATCGTGCTGTCACGGGTGCAGCCGAAGGCGGTGGACGTCGTGCTGAAGCACTTCGTCCGCATGCTCACCGAATACGGGCTGGGCGACATCGACCGGTTCGTCATCCACGAGTCCACGGTCACGGACGGCAGGCTGCCGGACAGCGAGGTCACCGACCTGCGCATGTGGCTGGCCGAGCTGTCGGTCGACGAGGAGCGGCGCGCCCAGGCCGTACGCGAGACGCTGAACGGCGTGCTCGACAGCTTCCGCACCCGCGTCCCGGCGCTGGCCAAGCACCTGGAGGCGCAGGTCGCGTTCCGCGCGGAGCTGCGCAAGGACGTGGAGGCCGCGTTCTTCGGCGCGCTGAGCGACATCGACAAGGCGGCGAGGAGCGGTTCGCTGCTGCACGGCGAGGTGCTGGCCCGCTGGCAGGACTTCGCCGGCTCGGGCGATCTCATGCGCTCGCTGCAGCTCCGCCGGCGCGGCCGGGCGGCCAGGCAGGCGCCGGAGCGGGTGATCGCGTTCAGGGCGGCGATCCGCACCGGCCTGGAGTCGGTGATCGTCGCCGCCGCCAACCGCGCCACCACCGAGGTGGTCGCGCGCTGGCGGCACCGCGCCGAGCTGGGCGGCAAGCTCGGCGAAGGGCTCGACCGGCCTTCCGACACGCTCGTACGCAACACCGGGCGGGCCATCGCGTCCTGGCAGGACCACCTGAGCGAGCTCGTACGGACCGAAGGCGTGGCCAAGCGCTCGGTGTCGAAGATCGTGTCGTTCGACCCCGACTCGCTGGCCCTGATCTTCACGGTCGCCATGTTCAGCGGCGCGAACGGCGAGGGCGTGCCGCATCGCCTGGTCAACGCCCTGCTGGGCGCGGAGTCGCTCCGCGGCATCGGCGCGAAGGCGCTGAGCGACCTGCGGGCCAGGATCAGTATGTTGTTCGACGAGGAAGCCATGCGTTACGTGCAAGCGCTCGACTCGGCGGGCGTTCCCGACGAGTCCGCCGCGACCCGCCTCTACCAGGCGTCGTACAACCTTGAGGTCGCTCGATGA
- a CDS encoding single-stranded DNA-binding protein → MNDIYITLTGNVAAEPRQHTFEDGLRVTSLRVLTSHRYFDKKTSQWTDGDRVCFTVRCWRALGDNVATSVRAGQPVVVSGRLRIREFGPEGDRRFMPEIEASAVGHDLRWGTGAFTKPERGGGTTSMSKEMRDRLDEETQDWAMATRPGRASSPTVRILGAPDPDQPDSSDDNDETEAHLTEDRAAA, encoded by the coding sequence ATGAACGACATCTACATCACGCTCACCGGCAACGTCGCAGCAGAGCCCAGGCAGCACACCTTCGAGGACGGTCTCAGGGTCACCTCGCTGAGGGTTCTCACCTCACACCGCTACTTCGACAAGAAGACCAGCCAGTGGACGGACGGCGACCGCGTCTGCTTCACGGTCCGCTGCTGGCGCGCCCTCGGCGACAACGTCGCCACGTCCGTACGGGCCGGGCAGCCCGTCGTGGTCTCCGGCCGGCTCCGCATCCGCGAGTTCGGCCCCGAGGGCGACCGCCGCTTCATGCCCGAGATCGAGGCCAGCGCCGTGGGCCATGACCTGCGCTGGGGCACCGGCGCGTTCACCAAGCCCGAGCGGGGCGGCGGCACGACCTCGATGAGCAAGGAGATGCGCGACCGCCTCGACGAGGAGACCCAGGACTGGGCGATGGCGACCCGCCCCGGCCGCGCCTCCTCGCCCACCGTACGCATTCTCGGCGCTCCCGACCCGGATCAGCCGGACTCCTCCGACGACAACGACGAGACCGAGGCGCACCTGACGGAGGACCGAGCGGCGGCATGA
- the speB gene encoding agmatinase, whose product MSRYGPMYGPDLTFLGVDRCDLGDPASYEGADVVIVGAPFDGGTSNRPGARFGPQALRQACYLPHDGSRPSLALRVDALKDLRVLDAGDVECYSGDVEGSLRAIEDAVHRIAASGAVPMVLGGDHTIALPDARGTARAHLPGRTSMIHFDAHADTGDISFGHLYGHGQPMRRLIESGAIRGDRFLQIGLRGYWPEPETLSWMAGQRMRSYEMTEIVARGLDEVLTEASGIALDECDQIFLSVDIDVCDPGHAPGTGTPEPGGLTARQLLDAVRRICYELPVAGMELVEVAPPYDHADITAYLGNRVILEALSAMARRRKDDEGGPRWDPRQPLLDGR is encoded by the coding sequence GTGTCCCGATACGGCCCGATGTACGGCCCGGATCTGACGTTCCTGGGGGTCGACCGCTGCGACCTCGGCGATCCCGCGTCCTACGAGGGCGCCGACGTCGTGATCGTGGGCGCCCCCTTCGACGGCGGCACCTCGAACCGGCCGGGCGCCAGGTTCGGCCCGCAGGCGCTGCGGCAGGCGTGCTACCTGCCGCACGACGGCTCACGTCCCAGCCTGGCGCTGCGCGTGGACGCGCTGAAGGACCTGCGCGTGCTCGACGCCGGCGACGTCGAGTGCTACTCGGGCGACGTCGAAGGCTCCCTGCGGGCCATCGAGGACGCCGTGCACCGGATCGCGGCCTCCGGGGCGGTCCCCATGGTGCTCGGCGGCGACCACACGATCGCGCTGCCCGACGCGCGGGGCACGGCCAGGGCGCACCTCCCCGGCCGCACCTCGATGATTCACTTCGACGCCCACGCCGACACCGGCGACATCTCCTTCGGCCACCTGTACGGCCACGGCCAGCCCATGCGGCGGCTCATCGAGTCCGGCGCGATCCGCGGCGACCGGTTCCTCCAGATCGGCCTGCGCGGCTACTGGCCCGAGCCGGAGACGCTGTCGTGGATGGCCGGGCAGCGGATGCGCTCGTACGAGATGACGGAGATCGTCGCCCGCGGCCTGGACGAGGTGCTGACGGAGGCGTCCGGGATCGCCCTGGACGAGTGCGACCAGATCTTCCTGTCGGTCGACATCGACGTCTGCGACCCCGGCCACGCCCCCGGCACCGGCACGCCCGAGCCCGGCGGCCTGACCGCCCGCCAGCTCCTCGACGCCGTACGCCGCATCTGCTACGAGCTGCCCGTCGCCGGCATGGAGCTGGTGGAGGTGGCCCCGCCCTACGACCACGCGGACATCACCGCCTACCTCGGCAACCGGGTTATCCTTGAGGCTCTGTCAGCGATGGCCAGACGCCGCAAGGACGACGAGGGCGGGCCGCGCTGGGATCCGCGCCAGCCGCTTCTCGACGGCCGCTGA